The Allocatelliglobosispora scoriae genome contains a region encoding:
- a CDS encoding IS110 family transposase, which yields MNPDPRLRRVVIGVDTHKYVHVAVALDDIGGRLDDRSFPADRAGYEQLIDWAADLGARRLIFAIEGTGSYGVGLTSAVRRRGIGVVEVLRTDRRDRRLRGKSDTLDAENAARAALSGNATSVPKTNDGTVEMIRQIKVAKDVAVKARTSAMITLKAVIVTAAPELREQLQPLSKMALINRCAALRPGSITTVAAATKHTLRSIARRWQQLNDEIKTHEKLLTELTTQLVPQLVAAFGVGADTAAELLIVAGDNIDRVRSEAAWARLCGVAPIPASSGLTTRHRLNRGGHRQANAALYRSVIVRMQHHQPTRAYVTRRTSEGKTKAEIIRCLKRLLAREIWALLRPLRSTNTTTTAIT from the coding sequence ATGAACCCCGACCCGCGACTGCGTCGAGTCGTCATCGGCGTCGACACCCACAAGTACGTCCACGTCGCGGTCGCCCTCGACGACATCGGCGGCCGCCTGGACGACCGCTCCTTCCCCGCCGACCGGGCAGGATACGAACAGCTCATCGACTGGGCGGCCGACCTCGGCGCCCGCAGACTGATCTTCGCGATCGAAGGGACCGGCTCCTACGGCGTCGGGCTGACCTCGGCCGTGCGCAGGCGCGGCATCGGCGTGGTCGAGGTCCTGCGGACAGACCGCCGCGACCGGCGCCTACGCGGCAAGAGCGACACCCTCGACGCCGAGAACGCCGCCCGCGCAGCCCTGTCTGGCAACGCCACCTCGGTCCCCAAGACCAACGACGGCACCGTCGAGATGATCCGCCAGATCAAGGTCGCCAAAGACGTCGCTGTCAAGGCCCGGACCTCAGCCATGATCACTCTCAAAGCGGTGATCGTCACCGCCGCACCCGAACTCCGCGAACAGCTGCAGCCCTTGTCGAAGATGGCCCTGATCAACCGATGCGCAGCCCTGCGCCCCGGCAGCATCACCACCGTAGCAGCGGCGACCAAGCACACGCTGCGGTCGATCGCACGCCGCTGGCAGCAGCTCAACGACGAGATCAAAACCCACGAGAAACTCCTGACCGAGCTCACCACCCAGCTCGTTCCGCAACTCGTCGCCGCGTTCGGCGTCGGCGCGGACACCGCCGCAGAGCTACTCATCGTCGCCGGCGACAACATCGACCGCGTTCGCTCCGAAGCAGCATGGGCCCGACTCTGCGGCGTCGCACCGATCCCGGCCTCGTCCGGCCTGACCACCCGCCACCGACTCAACCGCGGCGGCCACCGCCAGGCCAACGCCGCGCTCTACCGCTCCGTCATCGTCCGCATGCAACACCACCAGCCCACCCGCGCCTACGTCACCCGCCGAACCAGCGAAGGCAAGACCAAAGCAGAGATCATCCGCTGCCTAAAACGCCTACTCGCTCGCGAAATCTGGGCACTCCTGCGCCCCCTACGCAGCACGAACACCACCACCACAGCCATAACTTGA
- a CDS encoding integrase core domain-containing protein, with protein MESTIGLYKTELIKPRRPWRTLAQVELATAEWVDWYNHSQLHSTIGHLPPAEYESMFYAHTTPDTSGPVTISVFEP; from the coding sequence ATGGAGTCCACGATCGGCCTCTACAAGACCGAACTGATCAAACCCCGACGACCGTGGCGGACCCTGGCCCAGGTCGAACTGGCCACCGCGGAATGGGTCGACTGGTACAACCACAGCCAGCTGCATTCGACCATCGGGCACCTGCCACCCGCCGAATACGAATCGATGTTCTACGCTCACACCACCCCCGACACCAGCGGGCCTGTAACGATTTCCGTGTTTGAACCTTGA
- a CDS encoding IS256 family transposase, whose translation MAARKTVPARVEPASQAEPDFARQLVDKARAEGLSLVGPGGLLAGITRTVLESALDAELDEHLDDADGVDPGTSRRADIRNGHGEKTVQTDVGPVRIQVPRDRAGTFEPRIVPKHARRLTGFNDTIVSLYAKGLTTGEIEAHLADVYDATVSRELISKVTDAVLGEMEAWRQRPLDVVYATVFVDALIMKIRDGQVANRPVYVAVGVSLDGERGVLSMWAGTGGEGAKQWAAYLTELRNRGVQDVFMVCSDELKGMTDAIEQVWPLAVHQQCVVHLVRASLRYTNRKDWQKITPALPEIYTAPTVAAAEERFERFADDFGAQYPAVIRLWRQAWPQFVPFLDYDAEVRKVLYTTNTIESLNARFRQASRRRGHFPSEQAAMKVLYLVVREKRNGGSITGRIYGWAKALNALILAYGDRITH comes from the coding sequence ATGGCAGCGAGGAAAACGGTGCCGGCTCGGGTGGAGCCCGCGTCGCAGGCGGAGCCGGACTTCGCCCGGCAACTGGTCGACAAGGCCCGCGCGGAGGGGTTGTCGCTGGTAGGGCCAGGGGGCCTGCTCGCCGGGATCACCCGGACGGTCCTCGAGTCGGCGTTGGACGCCGAACTCGACGAGCACCTCGACGACGCCGATGGCGTCGATCCCGGAACGAGTCGGCGGGCCGACATCCGCAACGGGCACGGCGAGAAAACGGTGCAGACCGATGTCGGGCCCGTTCGTATCCAGGTCCCGCGGGATCGGGCCGGCACGTTCGAGCCGCGAATCGTGCCCAAGCACGCCCGCCGGTTGACCGGGTTCAACGACACGATCGTGTCGCTGTACGCGAAAGGGCTCACCACGGGCGAGATCGAGGCGCATCTGGCCGACGTCTACGACGCGACCGTGTCGCGGGAGCTGATCAGCAAGGTCACCGACGCGGTCCTCGGCGAGATGGAGGCGTGGCGGCAGCGGCCCCTAGACGTGGTCTACGCCACCGTGTTCGTCGACGCGCTGATCATGAAGATCAGGGACGGTCAGGTCGCGAACCGACCGGTCTACGTCGCGGTCGGGGTCAGCCTCGACGGCGAACGCGGCGTCCTGAGCATGTGGGCCGGGACCGGCGGTGAAGGCGCCAAGCAGTGGGCGGCGTACCTGACCGAGCTGCGCAACCGCGGCGTGCAGGACGTGTTCATGGTCTGCTCCGACGAGTTGAAAGGCATGACCGACGCGATCGAACAGGTCTGGCCCCTCGCGGTCCACCAGCAGTGCGTCGTCCACCTCGTCCGGGCGTCGCTGCGGTACACCAACCGCAAGGACTGGCAGAAGATCACCCCGGCGTTGCCGGAGATCTACACCGCTCCGACGGTCGCGGCGGCCGAGGAACGCTTCGAACGGTTCGCCGACGACTTCGGCGCCCAGTACCCGGCCGTGATCCGGCTATGGCGGCAGGCCTGGCCGCAGTTCGTGCCGTTCCTCGACTACGACGCCGAGGTCAGGAAGGTCCTGTACACGACCAACACCATCGAGTCGCTCAACGCCCGGTTCCGGCAGGCGTCCCGCCGACGAGGGCACTTCCCGTCCGAACAGGCCGCCATGAAGGTGCTCTACCTCGTTGTCCGAGAAAAGCGCAACGGCGGCAGCATCACCGGCCGGATCTACGGCTGGGCCAAAGCACTCAACGCCCTGATCCTCGCCTACGGCGATCGGATCACCCACTAA